Within Thermoplasmataceae archaeon, the genomic segment TCGGGGAACAGAAAATAAGCTTCATGTTCAACGACTCAAAGGTCGTTGAAAACTATTTCAGGAGCAAGGTTCCCCGCATAAGGGACGAAGAATCATATGCGGCACTCGCCGATCACTTCCTTTACATCGATCCCTTCAGGGATCGTTTCAATTCACCTTTCCCATACAGTGATATTGATCCAAACGAGATCACGGAGAGACTCATTAATAACGGGGTAATTTCCTCGGTGTACATCAGGTCATCAGCATGGGCCTCGAGGACAAGTTATGGAATACTGAGAAGGTTGTTTGCCAGGAAACTGGAAATGAACCATACAAGGAAGAAACTGGTTGAATTGTGCGATGGATCCACATTCAATGAGTTGAAATCCAGATCGGGAATGAATGAAATTGAGCTGAAAGACGAATTGATAAGGCTGGAGTCTGCCTTTCTCATAGGAAGGAAGCTCCGGGGCGGGATCGTCGAATATTACTCAACACCCTTTGCAACAAAGCCTTGGACTGAGGATGACGTTCAATACTGCCTGAAAAAGATTCTTGGATCTTATGGCCCCCTTACGCTGGATGAAATCCAGATACGTCTACCCTTTGAATCCCAGGATTTGGAAGGTGTATTGAAAAACATGGTCTCGGGAGGTGAGGTAGTTCTTGACTATATATCTCCTGTTTTCTCCAAACAGTACATAATGAAAGAGGATCTGGATGCTCTTGTGGGCGAAAGTAAGCGGGACATTCAGTCGGAAAGGATAAAGAGATTCAGTGAACCCGTAGACACCCTGAAGAAGTTCTTCGAAGTTTACGGGTTTGCCGTGGATACCTGGGACATAAGGGCAAGATATCCCGGGTTCACCCTGAGAGAACTCCGAGAAGCGTTATCTTCCGGAGAGATAGTTTATGGCAAGTTCATAAAACACCGCTCAACTTACATGTCAATGGGCCTTGCCAGCACATTGAATTACCTGAGATATGATAGAATTTCCAAGGAGGAATCGGAAATTCTATCATACATTGGGGAGGGGTATGACAGCGATAGGGCCATTGTAAAACGATCTGCATATGATATAAAGATCATCCGGCAGATTATCAGGGTGCTCGAGTACAAACTCGCGATCTGCAGGGACGAGAATGACAATCTGAGAGTACTCTTTGGAGACAAGAGATCAGCGGGTGACATAAGGTTCCTTGTGAATCTGTATGGACCTGTAACGCTGGGAGAGCTTTCGCGGACATTTTGGTTTCACGGCGACGAGGAGATCAAGGCAAGCGGGTTGAAACCTTTCTACTACAATCGGGAACTTTACTATGGTGATCAGAACGTTACCGGACCTAAAGGTAACAGCATTTTACTGACAATACTTGATCCAATAAGCATGTACATGGGAAAGCTCTACACAAGGGATATAGAATTCAATTCCCGCCTTTTCAGTAACGGTACAGAAATAGCAGACGTCCAGTATGAAATGAAGGATAATGTGCTCTGGATTGAAAGCGTTCAGGAGATTCCAGGCACAGATTACGTTCAAATTCTTACAAGCCTTGAACAGATCAGAAAAAGAATTGGGCTCGATGCTCTTGTTCTGTATGACGAAAAAAAATCGTTTCCCGACCGGCTTGAGGACCATGGTTTCAAGCGTACGGGAGATATTGTTATAAACCTTGAAGCCGAAAGCCAGGGTATGGGCGAAGAATCGCTTCTGAAGGCAGCAGTTTCACAGTTCTCAAGGGCGAGACCGTCAGAGGCAATTCTATTCAATTTTCTAAGGGACAGAGTGATTGGCATCAGGAGTGAGATCGAAGCCAGTTCTATGGGTATAACCAATAACCAGTTGAGAAACTACTTCCAGTCGAGGCTGCTGTACACGTTTAACGGTCCTTTTGGAGTTCCTGCCCTCGGGGCGCTTGAAACAATATCCCTTTTCAGGGCATTGAAGAATCACAAACTGACAGATGACGAGGACAGAATTGTAAGCGTGATCCTGGACAACAGCGGAGCAACTGAAGAAGAAATTCTGCAAACTGTGAGAAGGAATATACCCGGAATCAGGGCCGTTATAAAGAGCCTTTATTCAAACGACGTTCTGGCGAAGGACTATAACCGCAAGTACGTCTTTGTTCCAGAAAAGTACACACAACGTGAAGCTGTTGATATCATCCTTGATTTTCTCCTTAATGAGCTGTTGTTCTTCGACAAGGATAAATTTGAAAGCGTTACTGGGTCAGAGGCTGGCAAGGATTATCATGAAGCTGTTGATAAGCTTCTTCTTGGGAAGAAGGTAAGAAAGGTTATCAATGCAGACGAGAAAAGAGTCAGTTACGTTTCTACAAAATATAAACCAGAAAAGAGGATTCCCTCTGGAACAACAATAATAATGGGGCCGAAAGACATACTGCCGCTCTATTTCGCTGCACTTATCAAGAGAAAATTCTCAGTGAGGAATTACTTTTACCTTTACTCAGGGGATTTTGTCAGCGCATTCACAGGCAAAAAGAGAGGAAAAATTATTGAGGTCACAAAGATAATCGGTGATAAGAAGTACAGGGAAATAATCCGTAGGGAAATGAACAGAATGGGATTTGCCCTGACCTTCCGGTAGGTGTGGTATCTTGTCGTTCTCGTATGGAATCATTGTGTCTGGCATTTCAATAGTTATCTCCATCTTTTTGATAACGGTGTCCCTCAAAGGTGCGAGGAAGACAGGATCTCCTGGAATTTTATACGTTGGAATTGCTTTTGTTATCATTCTGCTGGACAATGTCATTTATACTTTGTCTTCACTGGAAATACTCTTCTCCAGCCAAATTTTTATTCCCGCGTTCCTTGTTTCTGATCTAATAATACTCCTATTTTTTTATATGGGGGCTATAAGAGGTAGATAATTGCCAGACCCAGATAACGTCAGGGACAGAATTCTACTGTTTATCGAGAAAAACCCAGGGATGCATTTCAGGGAAATCCAGAGACAGACAGGAACTGCCGTTGGCCAGCTAGAATACCATCTGTATTCCATGGAGAAAGACGGAAGCATTAAGGGTGAAAAGGATGGTAAATTTGTCAGGTATTTTCCTCTGTCGGAGGGATCGTTCCAGAACATGATTCTGTTCCTTGTCAGGAATCTCAGGAAGAGGGAAATGATTTTTAAACTGCTCAGGGAGGACATCCCTGAGGAGAAACTTATGCCGGTTAATGAAAAGAAGAGAAACTACGCTCTGATAATTCTTCAGGAGCTTGAAGCACTGGCCATAGTATCAAAGAGAGAGGAAGAAGGCCATAACATATATTCCATAAACAACAGAGATAGAATAATAGAAACTCTGGTTAAGTACAGAGAAAGCTTCCTTGACTATACGTCCAGTAATTTTATAAATCTCTTCAAATAAACTTCCTTCTTCTGTACATTATGTAAGGAACTGCTAACAGGACAGCTCCCATTGCCATTCCCACGCTCAATAATTCTTCATGCTGCAAAATGAAATTTACTATGGACTGCTGAACCGAAGATATGTGAAGGGTAGTAATATTCACCCCCGCGGTAGCAAGGTAAGGGTCCTGATAAATGGTACTAGCCATTCCGCTGACGTTGAATACAAAGTTTATTGCGGTCTCTGGGAAGTTAAAGTCATACTTATTGCCCGTTGAATTTAATAAGGTCTGACTCCCACCGTTAAGGTTGTAGGTGTCGTTCCACCAAAATAGTGCCTGGTATTTTCCGGGATTAAAAAAGTACCCGTTGACCATTGATCCTGGGTGACCTGGCATCTGTCCATCTCCGTAAAAGTCATCCCGTCCTAGGTTCATGGTATTGTTCTTTGCGCTGAAATCTGACACAAGAATGACCAAGGCACCTGGTCCCACTGCTGTGAGGGAAGAGAAATGAATGTAGACACTGACTTTATAGTAAGTATATTCTGAAAAGTTGCCGAGATTAGAGCTGTTTAATGAGAATAGTTTCTCTGGTGTAGCATTCTCAGGGGTAACGTTGATGATAACGAGAAAACTTTGCCCATTTGAACCATATCGATTATGTCCACTTTCCTCTCCGCTGTTTGATATTGTGAAATTCGAACTGTATGAGAGGTTTCCATTATTGTCAACGCCATGCCAGTTATCATTAGCAAAGTAATTAACAGATGGCTGCCCCTGGTTAAGATAAATAAGGCCCAGATATGTGAGGTTATAACTTATATTTCCTGGAAGCTGAATGTTTATATTGGGAATATTACCATAGATTACACTCCCTGCTCCATCATCGCGCGGGCCAAGAGCATGAATGCCTAGGCCTGTTATAAGCACCACTGCAAGAATAACTACCGGGAGGTTCACTTATGATTTATGCCATGGTAAAATAATTTATTTTTGGTACAATCTTGCTTTACGAAAACTCTTCTTCAAGTTCTACCATCACATCGTTCAGGACTTCGTCAAATGTGTTCCCCGTGTATTCCCTGAGCCCACCTATTTCTGTCCTGAGCTTTGCTATAAACTGATCATCATCTTTGTCAAATTCTATATTGCATATCATTTCCTGCATGGGAAGCACCAAAGATCGCAATTAACGGTCTGATAAAAACATTTGGTTTGTTATGTACTCTTCAGAAGAGATTCTGAGAATTATGAATCAGAACACAATCCGGTTAATTCTGATTTCACCGTCAGTGATCACAGGACCTGAAACATCTGTGTAATTATTTTTGCGCATATGCCCTTTCACACACAGTATCGTTATCCATATGTACAGATTGGAGGATTATAACCTGTGACAGGCTGAACACCAAAATTGGTTCAAAACAATAAAATGTCTTCCTTATATTTCCCGAATAGAACCATGTCTGCAAAACTAATGAAGTTCATTGTAATCTGTGGCCCAAGATGTTCAGCACGAAAAAAAGTCTGGGCAACAGAGGCATGACTTCTTCATTTATCTTCCATAATTGCAGAGGCTATATAGTCTCTTCTTTATGCCGTCAAAATTCACTTCGCTGTCCTTCACTATCACGCCAAGGCAGGCCCTGGATCCGCATTGTAGGAACAAAGAGTATTCTATGCCCTGTATCGTAACGCTTTGGAATGGTGCTATATTGACGCCACAATAATTGGTGTACAGTGAAGTAATGGTTTCCAGGAAAGACACCAGCGATCCACTGAGCCTTGAGGTGGAGTCTGCCTGCTGTCCAGTGAGTGTTTTCGAATGAAAAGATCTTAGAGTGCCTAGCTCATCAAATTCGCCTACTGCGACGACACCTTTCATGTTTTCGAATTCGTTAAGGTCCATAGAATTGTAATATTCATACATTTAAAGGTTTGATACCTTATAGGTAAAGGAATATCAAAAAGGATGAATCTCGAAAATTTTTGAAAACACCGGATTGCAGGAGCTCGAAAATAAAAAAAAAGAATCTGGGAGTTTATAGCAGGCTGGCTTCAGCCTGCATGACTCCCAAAAGGCTTGTTTGAGATAATTGTACTCCAACATACTCAACTTCGATAATATACGATCCGTACAGGGCAATAGTTAAATCGGTTTCGTTTCCGCTAGAATACGCAGTTGCGTTTGCGTATTCCAGCTTTACACCACTTGTTGTGTTTCCGTAAGTGGGAGCCTGTCCTCTTAATTCTCCCAGAATGAGGCTTGCATTCTTGAACGTTTCATTAGCAGCTGCTGTACTGGTCATTCCAACATATCCTAGCTCGAGCCCAGCATCTGATTTATTTGTGAATAGGGAAAAGCCCATTGAACTGATATTTGAGGTGAAGTTACCAGCCTCGTTGGTGACCATCGAGTATCCAGTGCTGTTCAGGCTGCTGTTTATTAGTCCAGAAGCTTTGAAGAGTGTTATGCTGGCGTTAAATACGCTAACCCATCCCGAGTTTGACAGGTTGTTATTGATGGTGCTGGCCTGAATTAGCTTCTCTGATGCCTTGAAGCTAGTGTTGTAGGAATTTAGGACGTTAACCTGATTAGTTAAGAGATCAGTAAAATGCGAAAGTGAAAGATTCGAACTTCCGTTATATACCCCATACATTAGGCTCTGCTTATATATGGCATAGACGACACTTTCGTAAGATTGGCCGTAATGGTAAGATACATAAGCGTAAAGGGCACCATTGGTGGTTGTGCCCTTCACGGCATAATACCCTGGCTGGCCGTTAATCATTGATATGTTTTTAAAGACTGATCCATTTATCATGTCTGCCAGTTTTACCGATGACAGGCCAAGGTACCCGAACAAGAGAGCGCTATTGTTCGTGGTGGACTGGAAACCAGCGAGCTGCAGGGAACTCACTTGAGCTGTCGTATTGTTAACTAGCATTTCAAGTGGGCCAGTGAAGAGGTATGGGTATCCCTTATACAGTTGGCTGATATTTCCTATTCCTCCGTTAACTGCAAACACCTCAGACCAGTGACCTCCCATTGAAGTATTCACGGTACCGGTCGAAACGATATTGAGCCCATTTAGAGTTGGGGGAGTAGATTTGCCACCTGAAAACAAAGAGGGATCAGTATAAACAATATATCCCACGCTCGCAACCAGAACCACTGCGACAACAACTACGACCATACTTGTGGATTTCATTGAATAGCATGTTGAATCAAGTATAAATTAATATGCTTTTGGAAAATTTTTACAAACAACCTCGTCGGAGGCAGTTTGCCCATAGGAGGAGGTATTTTATAGTTTTATCATCACCCTTCCGAGGCTCTTTCTGTTTCTTATATCACTGTAGGCTTCATTTATCCTGTCGAGTGTAACTAGCCGATTGGAAATCGTGTGGATCTTCCCAGATGCGCTCATTCCAAGTACCTTCTTCATGTCCTCACGCGTGGAACTTATACTCCCAGTGATCCTGTTACCTTTGAGTATTACCAGTCCAAGGGGGAGGCTTACGGGATCAGGGATAACATTGCCAATTACCACCATCCTTCCCCCAGTTTTAAGGCTCCTCAATGAACTCTCAAAGGTCGGCTTGCCCACGTCCTCAAGTACAATATCGACTCCGCCGCCGGTCAATTCTTTCACTTTCTTGCTGAAATCCTCTTCAGCAAACACAACTTCATCAGCGCCTGCTGCGAGTATTTCATCCGTTTTCCATTTCGAGGAAGTCTCTGCGATCACGCGTGCCCCAAGTGCCTTAGCAACCTGTATGGCATGCATGCCAACCCCTCCACCGGACCCGGTGAGGAGGATTGTCTCTCCTTCCATGATCCCACCTTCAACCTTGATTGCATGGTAAATCATTCCAGTAACGCAGGCAGAAATCGCGGCTTCATGATCGCCGACGCCTTCTGGAACAGGAACGGCTGACCTCTCCGATATTTTCACATACTTTCTGTATGAACCGTCCAGAAGTTCCCCGAATGTCTTCTTGTTCGGGCAAAGGTTCTCCCTGCCAGAGGTGCAGAATTCACATTTTCCGCAAGGGATATAAATTAGGCTTGCAACTCTCTGACCAACCCTGAAATTCTTGACTTCAGGCCCAATTTTTGTTATTCTGCCCGCGATCTCATGTCCAGGAATTATGGGGAGTCTTACCCTTGGAAAGAAACCGTCCATTGTCAAAATGTCACGATAGCAGACGCCTGTAACTTCCTGTTCTAGAATGATTTCGTCTCCTAAAGGTTCTTCAGGTTCGGTTTCCCTGACTACCAGTGGTTTTTTTAGTTCGGTCAGATAGGCTGCTTTCATGACCTGTTATATGTTTGGCATATTTCTTTGCTTCGGAAAAGATAATATCTCCAACATAATACGCCAAAAATGAAAATTGAAGCGGTCATCTTTGATCTTGATGGGACCCTCCTAGACTCTTTCGGACTCAGGGTCGAAGCGTGGGCGCACGCCTTCATTAAATTTGGCGTAATGCCTGAAGTGTCCGAGATACAGCCGCTGATCGGTCTTCCCGGCCAGACTCTTGCCGCAAAATATTCTGACGATCCTTACGCCGTCGAAATGGAAGAGGAGCGTTTCTTTGAGGAACGTATGTCGCAGGTTTCACTCTATCCCGATGTGGAAAGCACATTTGCAAAATTGAGTGACATGAACATTCCGGCTGCAATAGTGACCTCATCACGGCGGAAACTGGTCAGCAGGATGAGACTTCCTACGGAGAAGATCGTGACCATCGATGATGTTTCAAAGGGGAAACCGGACCCTGAACCTTACAGGAAAGCAATGCAGATGCTTGGAGTAAGTAAACCTATGAACGTCGTGGTTGTCGGAGACGCAATGACAGATATAATTCCTGCAAATGACATTGGTGCAATTTCAGTTCTAATCAAACATGGAAAGGATTATGAAACGGATTCTCCAAACTTCATTGTTGACGAAGTTTCGGAGGTCCTAAAGGTAATAAAAAATCTGGAAAAATCCGGCGCTTAGTTCAGTGGTTTCAATCATTGTTATTGAATCGGAAACCCTCAACAGATTAATGTGTGGATAGAAGCCCCTGCCGGTAGTTATCGCTCGGCACTGCCATCGAAAGGATAAAGTGAAAGCCTTTTATCGCAGGAAAAATCAATTGCCGCCTGATGAACCAATCCTTGTGAGTTCTCTAAGAGTACGTTCCCTTATTTTCTTTGCAGTATCATATTCTTCAGTGAGTTCACCGTCGCTCAGGAATTTTTTTAGCAAGGGCTCCATTTTTCCACCGCAGCTGCATTCAGTTATCTCATTTCCAAATGGAAATACCCTAATAGTGTTGCACCTGTCACACCTCAGTACGTTCTTCCTGCCGGAAAGTTTTCCCTTCTTCGTTCCTGCCTTTCCGTTTATTTCCACGAGGTCCATTGCGAAGTCAAAGGGTTTTGCCGCGGATATGCTCGTTCCAACTCCAAAAGCATCTGCTCCAGCTTTTTTTAGCTCCCTAACGCTCTCTTCGTCAAGACCACCGGATACCATGATCTTCACCCTGTTGTAGCCTCTCAGGTCAAGTTCCCATCTGACCTCCCTGACAATTGCTGAAAAATTTCCCCGCCTTGAAGATGGGGTATCCAGCCTTATATAATCTATGTCCGGAAAACTTTCCGCTGCTTTGAGAGCTGCAAACTTCTCGTCGCTGAAAGTGTCTATCAATACAGTTCTTGATCCGGGAGCGGAGTTTTCAATCACACTTTCCCAGGCGCGGTTATCTCCAACAAGGAGAGACAGGGCATGGGGCATTGTTCCAATCGGCTTTTCCCCTATTATTTGAGCACCAAGAATTCCTGAAACTCCGTCAGCTCCGCCAATATAAGCTGCCCTGTCAATCATTGGGGAGAGAGCTGGATGCATCCTCCTGATTCCAAAGGAATAGAACTTCGAGTCACCAGCAGCGATCCTTATCTTGCTTGATTTAGTGGAAATGCCGGAAGACTGGCAGAGAAAACCAAGGATCGGCGTCTCACATCTGCCGAAAAGCGAATAGTCTCCCTCAATCCAGGCGAACGGGACAGGGAGCCCCCGAGAATCCCTAGGATTAATGATGGTACCTTCCGGGATTGCATAAAGATTAATTTTCCTTCCCCTGAGGAGGGAAATGACCTCGTCCAGTCCAGAAAAATTGACCCAGGTATCAAGTGGACCGGATACAGTAACTTCTGCCACTACATCATTCTCTCTGCTCATGATCTCCAGGGATTTTAGTGACCTCTCGAAGTAAACATCTGAAGCCTGGCATTCTCTTATTTCCCTGTCAGTTGCAACATTGAATTTTCTTTCTCTCACAATAATTCCTCCAGCGTCTTTTTTGAATTCATTATCCTTGCACCATAATTCCTGTGCATGTCCTCTAGTGCCTTTTCATGATTTTTCAGATCAATGGAAGAGCATAAATCAGATATTACAGTGATATCATAATTTCTGAAAAAGGCGCCAGATACCGTGTGCAAAACACAGATGTCAGTGGATATGCCGGAAACAAAAATACCTGATATGGAATTCGCCCTCAGTATCCCGTCCAGATCTGAATCGAAGAAGGAGTCGAAGTGGCGCTTTTTAATCCTATACCCTGGAAATGATTCCAGTTCACTCACCAAGTGACTTCCTTCTGTGCCAGCAACACAGTGTTGCTTCCACACCCTGAATTCAGGATCATTTTCCAGATGGCTGTCCATGGTGAAAATTACCTGGTATTTCCCTCGGAGCTTATCGAGAAAGCCCCTAGTGCGTAGCGCAGTTTTCTTTGCCTCTTCACTGCCAAAAACGCCGTTTACAAAATCATTGACAAGGTCCACAACAACAATCGCACTATTGTTGATCATGCTTTTCTCCAGCCAGTTCCTTTTTCACCGTCTTCAACCATTATCCCGTTCTCCGCAAGTATGTCGCGAACTTTGTCTGAAATGGCGAACATCTTCTCAGCACGAAGGTCACCCCTCAGATCAACAAGGTCGTCTATCAACTTGGACGGAATACTGCAACTAGACTCTTCATTTAGAACACCCATGAAGGAATTGAGCCATCTGAATATTTCCAGATACTCCACCCCTTCCCTTTCGTTAATGGAGTCAAATCTTCTATTTATTTCTGAAACCATGGTCAGTATCTCAGCAAAAAAGCCTCTTGTATCAAAATCATTCTCAAGGTACCGCATCAGGTTCTTCTTTATCGAGCTGTTTTCAGGCTTCCCTGAACCTGTATTTCCATACAGACCTTTCAGCCTGTCAAACGCATTCTGGATTTTCTTCAGTGCTTCAGAACTTTCCTTCATTGCGGAATCCGAGTATATCATTGTGTTCCTGTAGCTCGCGTTAAGCAGAAAAAACCTGATCTGCTCCTTGCTGTACAGTTTCATAACCTCGTCTATCGTTATGAAATTCTTCAGTGATTTTGACATCTTGTCGCCATTTACGTTAAGCATACCAAGGTGCATCCAGTAGTTTACAAGGATCGGGAGGCCGCTGATTCCCCTCATCTGCGCTATCTCCCCCTCATGATGTGGAAAGATCAGATCAGAGCCCCCGCCGTGAATGTCGTATTCTGGGCCAAAATAGCACTCAGTGATCGCAGTATCCTCAATATGCCAGCCGGGTCTTCCTTGCCCCCAAGGGGAGTCCCAGGAAGGTTCACCGGGTTTCTGCTTTTTCCAAACAACAAAATCGCCGGGGTCCTCCTTGTTTTCGTTTACCTCTACTCTCGAACCGGGTTCAACCTGTTCTATTTTCTGGCCAGATAACTTCCCATAATCCGGAAAATTTCGTATGCGGAAGTAAAGCCCATCTTCCGTTTCGTATACATATCCTTTCCCAATAAGCCTTTCAATCTGGTTGATTATTTCCTCCATGTACAGAGTTGCTCTTGCATATAAGTTGACGCTGTCAATACCTAGTTTTCTCACAATATCCATATAGACGGAGTAGTATCTTTCAGCGACATTCTGGTAATTTTCCCCATTCTCGACGGCCTTCTTCAGTATCTTGTCGTCTATATCTGTTATATTTTGAAGGTAGAATACAGAAAGCCCCTTAATCCTAAGGTACTTAGCCACCATATCGAAGAATACGTAAACTCTTGCGTTGCCAATATGTGGTATGTCGTACACTGTTGGACCACATACAAACATGTTTACTCTTCCGGGATGGATCTCCTTGAAGAGGGTTTTTCCCTTCATGGTGTCCTTTATATACATAAGATTAAGTGCCGTATTCTCTGAGTGTATTAAAAGTTAACAGAAAACTCGTGCCCTGACTGCTTTTAAGGGAAATAAGCAATAGTTATTAATACGGATATAAAATTATTGTTCGTGAATCGGGTAGACAGGTCCAAGTTCATTGAAAAAATTCGAGAAGGGGTTGCAAAAAGCGGGAAGAATTACATGCGGGAACTCTGTAAAACCCTGAGAACATTCAATAATAAATATGACTGGGTCGGTGTTTACGTACTTAAAGGAGATACCCTTGTTCTCCACAGTTATTCAGGGGAGAAAACAGAACATGAGAGGATATCTCTGGGTGATGGGCTTTGCAGCCAAGCGATAGTGCTGAACGCCATAGTTAACGAACCTGACGTTAAAGCGAACTCCGAATACCTCGCATGCTTCGTTAATACAAACTCTGAGCTTGTT encodes:
- a CDS encoding zinc-binding dehydrogenase, whose translation is MKAAYLTELKKPLVVRETEPEEPLGDEIILEQEVTGVCYRDILTMDGFFPRVRLPIIPGHEIAGRITKIGPEVKNFRVGQRVASLIYIPCGKCEFCTSGRENLCPNKKTFGELLDGSYRKYVKISERSAVPVPEGVGDHEAAISACVTGMIYHAIKVEGGIMEGETILLTGSGGGVGMHAIQVAKALGARVIAETSSKWKTDEILAAGADEVVFAEEDFSKKVKELTGGGVDIVLEDVGKPTFESSLRSLKTGGRMVVIGNVIPDPVSLPLGLVILKGNRITGSISSTREDMKKVLGMSASGKIHTISNRLVTLDRINEAYSDIRNRKSLGRVMIKL
- a CDS encoding isochorismatase family cysteine hydrolase yields the protein MINNSAIVVVDLVNDFVNGVFGSEEAKKTALRTRGFLDKLRGKYQVIFTMDSHLENDPEFRVWKQHCVAGTEGSHLVSELESFPGYRIKKRHFDSFFDSDLDGILRANSISGIFVSGISTDICVLHTVSGAFFRNYDITVISDLCSSIDLKNHEKALEDMHRNYGARIMNSKKTLEELL
- a CDS encoding DUF2173 family protein — translated: MDLNEFENMKGVVAVGEFDELGTLRSFHSKTLTGQQADSTSRLSGSLVSFLETITSLYTNYCGVNIAPFQSVTIQGIEYSLFLQCGSRACLGVIVKDSEVNFDGIKKRLYSLCNYGR
- a CDS encoding HAD family phosphatase, whose product is MKIEAVIFDLDGTLLDSFGLRVEAWAHAFIKFGVMPEVSEIQPLIGLPGQTLAAKYSDDPYAVEMEEERFFEERMSQVSLYPDVESTFAKLSDMNIPAAIVTSSRRKLVSRMRLPTEKIVTIDDVSKGKPDPEPYRKAMQMLGVSKPMNVVVVGDAMTDIIPANDIGAISVLIKHGKDYETDSPNFIVDEVSEVLKVIKNLEKSGA
- a CDS encoding nicotinate phosphoribosyltransferase, producing MRERKFNVATDREIRECQASDVYFERSLKSLEIMSRENDVVAEVTVSGPLDTWVNFSGLDEVISLLRGRKINLYAIPEGTIINPRDSRGLPVPFAWIEGDYSLFGRCETPILGFLCQSSGISTKSSKIRIAAGDSKFYSFGIRRMHPALSPMIDRAAYIGGADGVSGILGAQIIGEKPIGTMPHALSLLVGDNRAWESVIENSAPGSRTVLIDTFSDEKFAALKAAESFPDIDYIRLDTPSSRRGNFSAIVREVRWELDLRGYNRVKIMVSGGLDEESVRELKKAGADAFGVGTSISAAKPFDFAMDLVEINGKAGTKKGKLSGRKNVLRCDRCNTIRVFPFGNEITECSCGGKMEPLLKKFLSDGELTEEYDTAKKIRERTLRELTRIGSSGGN
- a CDS encoding winged helix-turn-helix transcriptional regulator, which encodes MPDPDNVRDRILLFIEKNPGMHFREIQRQTGTAVGQLEYHLYSMEKDGSIKGEKDGKFVRYFPLSEGSFQNMILFLVRNLRKREMIFKLLREDIPEEKLMPVNEKKRNYALIILQELEALAIVSKREEEGHNIYSINNRDRIIETLVKYRESFLDYTSSNFINLFK
- the cysS gene encoding cysteine--tRNA ligase; the protein is MYIKDTMKGKTLFKEIHPGRVNMFVCGPTVYDIPHIGNARVYVFFDMVAKYLRIKGLSVFYLQNITDIDDKILKKAVENGENYQNVAERYYSVYMDIVRKLGIDSVNLYARATLYMEEIINQIERLIGKGYVYETEDGLYFRIRNFPDYGKLSGQKIEQVEPGSRVEVNENKEDPGDFVVWKKQKPGEPSWDSPWGQGRPGWHIEDTAITECYFGPEYDIHGGGSDLIFPHHEGEIAQMRGISGLPILVNYWMHLGMLNVNGDKMSKSLKNFITIDEVMKLYSKEQIRFFLLNASYRNTMIYSDSAMKESSEALKKIQNAFDRLKGLYGNTGSGKPENSSIKKNLMRYLENDFDTRGFFAEILTMVSEINRRFDSINEREGVEYLEIFRWLNSFMGVLNEESSCSIPSKLIDDLVDLRGDLRAEKMFAISDKVRDILAENGIMVEDGEKGTGWRKA
- a CDS encoding ATP-dependent helicase yields the protein MDVASEISYRVEDELPFLDPVIAKWFNRNYTGLTEPQKRAIPLIHGKISVLVSSPTGTGKTMTGFLSILNELFLMSREGTLEDKIYCLYISPLKALANDIDKNLKRPLSEIAQISKESNNSFPAIRVSVRSGDTPQSERQKMLKKPPHILITTPESFSLALSAPKFREKFLGLKYVIVDEIHEVSATKRGSLLSINLERLENIAGHFVRIGLSATQAPLNVIGQFLCGYSNGEPRSFEIVDVDTKKSLDLSTITPVKDLSRANYEVANDKMYDVLAGLISEHRTTLVFTNTRSGTEHVALRLKARGIESIEAHHSSLGRETRLDVENKLKNGELKCVITSTSLELGIDIGNIDLVVQIGSPKSVSKGLQRIGRSGHGLNQLSKGRFLVFDLDDLMECAVLTKAAYDREIDRVVIPENPLDVLSQVLVGMSLEKVWGFDEAYDLIRKSYTFHTLEIEDYRSTINYLSGEIEDSTIYSKIWFDRDKNTFGKKKSSRMIYFMNVGTIPEEADYQVVNERGKHLGQLSDKFVERLKHGDVFVLGAKTYMYIRSTGNRVSVKDAVGMRPTVPSWTGEMLPRNYDLGVLVGEFREELYRRIRDREETVHWLMEYYKLDEYGANSLISYVKTQSQFALPTDRKLLVEGYIDSKNLYSIIFHIPLGRRINDALSRAYAQAISNQYSVTTRITVTDDGFMLTAPQKIPLKEQLTLINASNFEDMVSRSIINTEVFKQRFRHCAARSLMVLRKYKGYDISIVRQQLRSDKVLRSLESIKNFPVIKETYHEIMNDMMDVPRALNYVKDVIDRGNVSILDYREDTSPFSYGIILTGVSDIVLMEDRSKLLKELQSKIIDRVFGEQKISFMFNDSKVVENYFRSKVPRIRDEESYAALADHFLYIDPFRDRFNSPFPYSDIDPNEITERLINNGVISSVYIRSSAWASRTSYGILRRLFARKLEMNHTRKKLVELCDGSTFNELKSRSGMNEIELKDELIRLESAFLIGRKLRGGIVEYYSTPFATKPWTEDDVQYCLKKILGSYGPLTLDEIQIRLPFESQDLEGVLKNMVSGGEVVLDYISPVFSKQYIMKEDLDALVGESKRDIQSERIKRFSEPVDTLKKFFEVYGFAVDTWDIRARYPGFTLRELREALSSGEIVYGKFIKHRSTYMSMGLASTLNYLRYDRISKEESEILSYIGEGYDSDRAIVKRSAYDIKIIRQIIRVLEYKLAICRDENDNLRVLFGDKRSAGDIRFLVNLYGPVTLGELSRTFWFHGDEEIKASGLKPFYYNRELYYGDQNVTGPKGNSILLTILDPISMYMGKLYTRDIEFNSRLFSNGTEIADVQYEMKDNVLWIESVQEIPGTDYVQILTSLEQIRKRIGLDALVLYDEKKSFPDRLEDHGFKRTGDIVINLEAESQGMGEESLLKAAVSQFSRARPSEAILFNFLRDRVIGIRSEIEASSMGITNNQLRNYFQSRLLYTFNGPFGVPALGALETISLFRALKNHKLTDDEDRIVSVILDNSGATEEEILQTVRRNIPGIRAVIKSLYSNDVLAKDYNRKYVFVPEKYTQREAVDIILDFLLNELLFFDKDKFESVTGSEAGKDYHEAVDKLLLGKKVRKVINADEKRVSYVSTKYKPEKRIPSGTTIIMGPKDILPLYFAALIKRKFSVRNYFYLYSGDFVSAFTGKKRGKIIEVTKIIGDKKYREIIRREMNRMGFALTFR